A stretch of the Glycine soja cultivar W05 chromosome 13, ASM419377v2, whole genome shotgun sequence genome encodes the following:
- the LOC114382078 gene encoding LOB domain-containing protein 16-like — protein sequence MTSATGNDTGSAGSSSGFGSPCGACKFLRRKCAADCIFAPYFCSEQGAARFAAIHKVFGASNVSKLLLRIPAHQRFEAMLTLAYEAQARVRDPVYGCVSHIFTLQQQVACLQAQVMQMKAQLDQNQMESRNLENHGSDNVIRQPFNPFCFTSMNNPTSPQSSLDSIDYSSINDGMSMRDVQRREDFSLQACNFKKRSYNNDLDELQELALRMMRNCD from the exons ATGACTTCTGCAACTGGTAATGACACTGGCTCTGCAGGTTCTTCTTCTGGCTTTGGATCTCCCTGTGGGGCATGCAAGTTCCTAAGAAGAAAGTGTGCCGCTGATTGCATTTTTGCACCTTACTTTTGCTCAGAACAAGGAGCTGCTAGATTCGCTGCCATTCATAAGGTGTTCGGTGCTAGCAACGTTTCCAAGCTGCTCCTGCGTATACCAGCTCACCAACGTTTTGAGGCAATGCTCACACTTGCTTATGAAGCACAAGCTCGCGTCAGAGACCCTGTTTATGGTTGTGTCTCCCATATTTTCACCTTGCAACAACAG GTAGCATGCTTGCAGGCACAAGTAATGCAAATGAAGGCACAACTAGACCAGAACCAGATGGAGTCCAGGAACTTGGAGAATCATGGGTCAGATAATGTTATTAGACAACCATTCAATCCATTTTGTTTCACTTCCATGAATAACCCCACATCTCCTCAGAGCTCACTTGATTCAATTGATTATAGCAGCATCAATGATGGAATGAGCATGCGAGATGTACAAAGAAGAGAGGATTTCTCACTGCAAGCttgtaattttaagaaaagatCTTATAACAATGACTTGGATGAGTTGCAAGAATTGGCACTCAGGATGATGAGGAACTGTGACTAG